Below is a window of Methanobrevibacter sp. TMH8 DNA.
TAGTTATTCTTCTTATTATCATGAATGAAAGAATAGAAAACTTTGCCAGAACTAAATATGGACCATATAAGGAAGATTAAGGAGGTTTCATTTATGGATCCAATAACTTTAATAATATTTATCACAGTTGGAGGAATTCTCATTGGTGGAGGTGTACACTTCATACCAGTAGGAGGAGCTCCTGCAGCTATGGCAACAGCTACTGGTGTAGGAACTGGAACAGCAATGCTCGCAGCAGGTGCTGGATTAACCGGTTTAATCACTGCAGCAGCTATGACTGGTCAACCTTTCTATATTATCGCGATTGCTGGAGCAGTCGGGGCAATGATGATGATGGGAATAACCATGTTGGTTGCTAATATAATTTATGTATTCGGTGTTGGGATTGTACCTTCTTCTGCTAAAGTTGAAGTAGACCCAATAACTGGTAGAAATCAAGAAAAATATGTAACTTCTGGTACTGAAGGTCACGGTATTCCTACTGTTTGTTATGTAAGTGGTATTATCGGTGGTTTACTTGGTGGTGCTGGTGGAGGACTTGTTTACTATGGTATTAATATTGCAATGACTGAAGGTAGTTTTGTAACTGACCCAGCTATTACTGCAGGCTTAGCTGCTATTTTAGCTGTTGGTGTTTTCTTTATAAATTCAGTAATTGCTTCATATAATATTGGTGGTACTATTGAAGGTTTCCACGACCCTAAATTTAAAAGAATTGGTACTGGTATAGTTGCTTGTGCTATTGCTTCTATTGTAATGGGAGTATTTGCTATCCTTTTAACTGGAGGTGTTGTATAATGTCAGCTGCTGGTGGTGGACCATCTGGTGGTTCTATAGGTGCTGAAAAATTAATGCTCTTAGGAATCGTTGGTGGACTTCTTGGGATTTATTTAGTACAATTTAACCCTGTATTTGGCCCAGTTCTCGCTTCTCTTGGTGCAGTTTGTGCTATTGTATGGGGTGCAGATGCGATTCGAAGAGTTGCAAGTTACGGTTTAGGTACTGGTGTACCTTCTATTGGTTATATGTCACTTTCAATAGGTATTATCGGTGCATTAGCAGGAGTTGCTATTGTAACAACAACCTTTATGAAAGGTTTAGGAATGTTAGGACCTATTCTTGCTTTAATCTTTGCTATGGTTTTAGGATTAATTGTAGGAGTAATTGCTAAAAAGATTGTTGGTATGAAAATACCTATTTTAGA
It encodes the following:
- the mtrD gene encoding tetrahydromethanopterin S-methyltransferase subunit D, whose translation is MDPITLIIFITVGGILIGGGVHFIPVGGAPAAMATATGVGTGTAMLAAGAGLTGLITAAAMTGQPFYIIAIAGAVGAMMMMGITMLVANIIYVFGVGIVPSSAKVEVDPITGRNQEKYVTSGTEGHGIPTVCYVSGIIGGLLGGAGGGLVYYGINIAMTEGSFVTDPAITAGLAAILAVGVFFINSVIASYNIGGTIEGFHDPKFKRIGTGIVACAIASIVMGVFAILLTGGVV